The following coding sequences lie in one Arachis hypogaea cultivar Tifrunner chromosome 9, arahy.Tifrunner.gnm2.J5K5, whole genome shotgun sequence genomic window:
- the LOC112711333 gene encoding heterogeneous nuclear ribonucleoprotein 1, translating to MDSDQGKLFIGGISWDTNEDKLKDHFCNYGDVTNASVMRDKNTGKPRGFAFVEFADPSVLDRVLQDKHVIDGRTVDAKRALSREDQQVSVTSRGGNSHSGWNSGGNGGNTRTKKIFVGGLPPTLTEEKFRQYFESYGHVTDVVVMFDQNTGRPRGFGFISFDNEEAVDRVLHKTFHDLYGKQVEVKRALPKDANPGSTGRGGGGGAGGYQGYGSSGGSQNAYDGRMDSSRYIQPQSAAGGFPPYGSAGYSAPGYGYGPANNGIGYGAYGSYGGVAAGYGGAGSAAYGNPNVANAAYTGGAPGGPRSSWPAQAASGYGSMGYGNTAAWGAPGGVAGSGGSGPGSATAGQSPGGAAGYGNQGYGYGGYGSDSSYGNPSGYGAVGGRTGGTPNSNSSNAGGNELQGSGGSGSYMGSGYGDANGHSSYGNAGWRSEQTQRSGNYGTPQGNGSHGGQVGYGGGYAGAQSRQAQQQ from the exons ATGGATTCGGATCAGGGGAAGCTATTCATCGGAGGGATTTCGTGGGACACCAATGAGGACAAGTTGAAGGACCATTTCTGCAACTATGGTGACGTCACCAACGCCTCCGTCATGAGGGACAAGAACACCGGCAAGCCCAGAGGCTTCGCCTTTGTTGAATTCGCCGATCCCTCTGTTCTCGATAGGGTCCTCCAAGATAAGCATGTCATTGATGGCAGAACG GTTGATGCTAAGAGGGCCTTATCAAGAGAGGATCAACAAGTTTCTGTCACTTCAAGAGGTGGAAATTCTCATTCTGGTTGGAATTCTGGTGGAAATGGTGGAAACACGAGGACCAAGAAGATATTTGTTGGAGGGTTGCCTCCCACACTGACAGAGGAAAAATTTCGTCAATACTTTGAGTCATATGGTCATGTAACTGATGTAGTAGTTATGTTTGACCAGAATACTGGACGACCACGTGGATTTGGTTTTATTTCATTTGACAATGAGGAGGCAGTTGATAGGGTTTTGCACAAGACATTTCATGATTTATATGGTAAGCAAGTAGAGGTGAAGCGTGCacttcctaaagatgccaatcctGGTTCAACTGGCCGTGGTGGAGGTGGTGGCGCAGGAGGGTATCAAGGGTATGGATCATCTGGTGGCAGCCAGAATGCTTATGATGGTCGTATGGATTCTAGTAGGTATATTCAGCCTCAAAGTGCTGCTGGTGGATTCCCACCTTATGGTTCTGCTGGCTATAGTGCGCCTGGGTATGGTTATGGTCCAGCCAATAATGGCATTGGCTACGGTGCATATGGAAGTTATGGTGGTGTTGCTGCTGGGTATGGTGGAGCTGGCAGTGCAGCTTATGGGAATCCAAATGTTGCTAACGCTGCTTACACTGGTGGTGCACCTGGTGGTCCAAGGAGTTCATGGCCTGCTCAGGCTGCTTCTGGCTATGGGTCTATGGGCTATGGGAACACTGCTGCGTGGGGTGCTCCAGGTGGCGTTGCTGGATCTGGCGGCAGTGGTCCTGGTTCAGCAACTGCAGGTCAATCTCCTGGCGGAGCTGCTGGCTACGGGAATCAAGGATATGGATATGGTGGGTATGGTAGTGATAGTTCTTATGGGAATCCCAGCGGATATGGTGCTGTTGGAGGGCGTACTGGGGGTACCCCAAATAGTAATTCTAGCAATGCTGGTGGGAATGAACTACAAGGTAGTGGTGGCAGTGGGAGCTATATGGGAAGTGGTTATGGGGATGCAAATGGACATTCAAGTTATGGAAATGCTGGTTGGAGATCTGAACAAACTCAACGGTCTGGAAACTATGGGACTCCTCAGGGAAATGGCTCTCATGGTGGGCAAGTTGGTTATGGTGGTGGGTATGCTGGTGCTCAGTCACGACAAGCTCAACAACAGTAA